A genomic region of Trifolium pratense cultivar HEN17-A07 linkage group LG3, ARS_RC_1.1, whole genome shotgun sequence contains the following coding sequences:
- the LOC123914359 gene encoding cyclin-D4-1-like codes for MAPSFDCVNSLLCTEEDSSVFDDGEYGGGVDSMVEVYEDSWRPRLDNNQRNQQQQGFGDVPDELPLQSEECLVLMLEKEFQQWPGVDYLNRLQSGVLDVGARYEAIDWIQKVQAYFGFGPLCAYLSINYMDRFLAGYELPKGRAWTMQLLAVACISLAAKVEETSVPMTLDLQIGESKFVFEAKTIQRMELLVLSTLKWRMQSITPFSFIEYFLSKITDNDDKSSLTSSISQSTQLISNTIKGIDFLEFKPSEIAAAVATCVVGETQAIDTNKSISTLIQYIEKERLMKCIEKVQEMLSMNSVVTGKDLSASSSVPNVPQSPIGVLDTLCFSQKSDDTNVGVGVGGGGGGSCSTSHISSPDAKRRKLNKTCGT; via the exons ATGGCACCAAGTTTTGACTGTGTTAATAGTCTTCTTTGTACTGAGGAAGATAGCAGTGTTTTTGATGATGGTGAATATGGTGGCGGTGTTGATTCGATGGTGGAGGTTTATGAGGATTCGTGGCGTCCTAGGTTGGACAACAATCAGAGGAATCAACAGCAACAAGGATTTGGTGATGTTCCTGATGAGTTGCCATTACAGAGTGAAGAGTGTTTGGTTCTGATGTTGGAAAAAGAGTTTCAACAATGGCCTGGTGTTGATTACTTGAATAGATTGCAATCTGGGGTTTTGGATGTTGGGGCAAGATATGAAGCCATCGATTGGATTCAAAAG GTTCAAGCATATTTTGGTTTCGGTCCTCTATGTGCCTATCTGTCCATTAATTATATGGATCGTTTCCTTGCTGGGTATGAATTACCG AAGGGAAGGGCTTGGACAATGCAATTGTTGGCTGTAGCCTGCATTTCTTTGGCAGCGAAAGTAGAGGAGACCAGTGTTCCTATGACTCTTGATTTGCAA ATTGGTGAGTCTAAGTTTGTATTTGAAGCGAAAACCATTCAGAGAATGGAACTTCTAGTGCTAAGCACATTGAAGTGGAGAATGCAATCAATAACTCCTTTTTCCTTCATTGAATATTTCCTTTCTAAGATTACCGATAATGACGATAAGAGTTCATTAACGTCTTCAATTTCGCAATCTACTCAACTTATATCAAATACCATTAAAG GTATTgacttcttggaattcaaaccATCTGAAATTGCAGCAGCAGTGGCTACATGTGTTGTTGGGGAAACCCAAGCAATTGATACCAACAAATCAATTTCTACTCTGATTCAATACATAGAAAAG GAGAGATTAATGAAATGTATTGAAAAAGTCCAAGAGATGTTGTCAATGAACAGTGTTGTGACAGGCAAGGATTTAAGTGCTTCATCTTCTGTCCCTAATGTGCCACAAAGCCCAATAGGTGTGTTGGATACATTATGCTTCAGCCAGAAAAGTGATGACACAAATGTTGGTGttggtgttggtggtggtggtggtggttcaTGTTCAACTTCACATATCAGTAGCCCAGATGCTAAGAGAAGAAAGCTAAACAAAACTTGTGGGACATAG
- the LOC123913518 gene encoding protein ALTERED SEED GERMINATION 2 produces the protein MDSVPYFDGNIHNILDTRHLLHPRHDVNQSLQTHSSLIRRLSQEKELEGHLGCVNTIAWNSKGSLLISGSDDTRMNIWSYSGQKLLHSIDTGHTANIFCTKFIPETSDDLVASGAGDAEVRLFNRSRISGNGLNDIPIVPSALYQCHTRRVKKLAVENGNPNVVWSASEDGTLRQHDFREGTSCPPAGSPHQECHSVLLDLRNGAKRSLADPPKQVLALKSVDISSTRPHLLLVGGSDAFARLYDRRMLPPLSSCGKRMPPPPCVNYFCPMHLSDRGHPSLHLTHVTFSPDGSEVLLSYSGEHVYLMNVNNAGANEVQYTSGDVSKLTTYSPIVNGVELQPFVSNVFPNGFNTKKNIAAKLDKCRKLIKYAKKSLEEGAPYYGIEACNEVLNGYNHIIGPALKHECLCTRAALLLKRKWKNDAHMAIRDCHTARKIDKSAYKPLYYMSEALSQLGKHKEALDFAVASQSLAPSKSEVAERVEKVKKDIVLAETEKNSKTNDGASRIDGRGGRMLSLSDILYRSEANSDTSQDGPRSDRDDSDYDEEMELGFETSISDDEEHDSDSNILHGNLNLRIHRRGDSTENVGASGSCESPSSSSSQNGRASYQPEAAIDMKQRFIGHCNVGTDIKQANFLGQRGEYVASGSDDGRWFIWEKRTGRLMKILSGDESVVNCVQCHPFDFVVATSGIDSTIKIWTPSAPVPSSVAGGSAGPETGDVLVAMENNQQKLSRNRDSILPFELLEPFRMHEFPEGSLRLRPFECAQS, from the exons ATGGATTCCGTTCCTTATTTCGACGGAAACATCCACAATATTCTCGATACTCGACACCTTCTTCATCCTCGCCAC GATGTTAATCAGAGTTTGCAGACACACTCCTCTTTGATTCGAAGACTTTCTCAAGAAAAAGAGTTAGAG GGACATCTTGGTTGTGTCAATACTATTGCTTGGAATTCAAAAGGTTCATTATTGATATCCGGATCAGATGATACACGG ATGAATATTTGGAGCTATTCCGGGCAGAAGCTATTGCATTCAATTGACACTGGACATACTGCAAATATATTCTGTACTAAGTTCATACCAGAAACTTCTGATGATCTTGTTGCATCTGGAGCTGGAGATGCTGAA GTTCGGTTATTCAATAGGTCTCGCATAAGTGGGAATGGACTCAATGATATTCCCATTGTTCCATCGGCACTTTACCAATGCCACACTCGTAGAGTCAAGAAATTGGCT GTTGAAAATGGAAATCCCAATGTGGTATGGAGTGCCAGTGAAGATGGAACCTTAAGACAACACGATTTCCGGGAAGGTACCTCTTGTCCTCCTGCAGGATCTCCACACCAAGAGTGTCACAGTGTCCTA CTTGACTTACGGAATGGAGCTAAAAGGTCCCTTGCTGATCCTCCTAAACAAGTCCTTGCTTTAAAATCTGTTGATATAAGTTCAACTAGACCTCATTTGCTCCTTGTTGGCGGGAG TGATGCCTTTGCACGTCTGTATGATAGAAGGATGCTACCACCTCTAAGCTCCTGTGGGAAAAGAATGCCTCCACCTccttgtgttaattatttctgcCCAATGCATCTTTCTGATCGT GGACATCCAAGTTTGCACTTAACTCATGTTACATTTAGTCCTGATGGATCTGAGGTTCTCCTTAGCTATAGTGGAGAGCATGTTTACTTGATGAATGTAAATAATG CTGGAGCGAATGAGGTGCAATATACTTCAGGAGATGTTTCAAAGCTGACGACTTACTCTCCAATAGTTAATGGGGTAGAGTTGCAGCCTTTTGTGTCAAATGTCTTCCCAAATGGTTTCAATACTAAAAAGAACATCGCTGCCAAG CTTGACAAGTGTAGGAAGCTAATAAAATATGCTAAGAAGTCATTGGAGGAGGGGGCACCCTATTATGGAATTGAGGCATGTAATGAAGTTTTGAATGGCTACAATCATATTATTGGGCCTGCACTAAAACATGAATGCTTGTGTACTCGTGCTGCACTATTGCTTAAG AGGAAGTGGAAAAATGATGCTCATATGGCTATAAGAGACTGCCACACTGCTAGGAAAATCGATAAATCTGCATATAAACCACTTTACTACATGTCAGAAGCATTGTCTCAG TTGGGAAAACACAAAGAAGCTTTGGATTTTGCTGTTGCTTCCCAGTCGCTGGCCCCATCCAAATCTGAAGTTGCTGAAAGAGTGGAGAAGGTGAAGAAGGATATTGTTCTAG CTGAAACTGAAAAAAATAGTAAGACAAATGATGGAGCGTCAAGGATTGACGGAAGAGGTGGAAGAATGCTATCATTAAGCGACATTCTCTACCGATCTGAGGCTAATAGTGATACTTCACAAGATGGTCCGAGATCTGACAGGGATGATTCTGATTATGACGAGGAAATGGAGTTGGGCTTTGAAACATCAATATCTGATGACGAGGAACATGATTCTGATTCAAATATTCTTCATGGGAATTTGAATCTTAGAATTCATCGAAGAGGTGACTCGACGGAAAACGTTGGTGCAAGTGGCTCGTGCGAATCACCCTCGTCGTCATCATCACAGAATGGTAGAGCGTCATACCAG CCTGAAGCGGCCATTGATATGAAGCAGAGATTTATTGGGCACTGCAATGTGGGGACTGATATAAAACAGGCCAATTTTCTTGGTCAAAGAG GTGAATATGTTGCCAGCGGAAGTGATGATGGCAGATGGTTTATTTGGGAAAAGCGGACTGGTAGACTTATGAAAATATTGAGTGGCGACGAATCTG TTGTAAATTGCGTACAATGTCATCCATTTGATTTTGTTGTGGCAACCAGTGGAATTGATAGCACAATAAAG ATATGGACTCCAAGTGCTCCTGTTCCATCTTCTGTAGCTGGTGGTTCTGCAGGACCAGAAACTGGTGATGTGTTGGTTGCTATGGAGAATAATCAACAAAAGTTATCCCGTAATAGGGATTCAATCCT GCCCTTTGAACTCTTAGAACCATTTAGAATGCACGAGTTTCCTGAAGGATCACTACGCTTGCGCCCTTTTGAATGTGCCCAAAGCTAA